From Candidatus Eisenbacteria bacterium, a single genomic window includes:
- the pdxA gene encoding 4-hydroxythreonine-4-phosphate dehydrogenase PdxA, translated as MGDPAGIGPEIVARALAMPALRRIARLAVVGDPEVMIRAARRTRPPLRFREMSTRDADLHADAPGIPLVASSGDGWGAVRPGSATAASGRMAAKAIEAAAALALEGRADGVVTAPISKAALQSAGYPYPGHTEFFGALAGVPDTRMLFVGGDFRILLASVHLPLRQVADRVTVESLGRTLDFAAAALRNFRWGARSVVAVLAMNPHAGEGGLFGDEEKRVIDPSIEAARARGIRVEGPYPADTFFAKHKNRRDLGIVVAMYHDQGLIPAKSGGIGGAANVTLGLPFVRSSVDHGTAFDRAWKGGARAPDPAGLVTAIKVGVELAKRAVRPLEWTWP; from the coding sequence GCGGTGGTCGGAGACCCCGAGGTCATGATCCGCGCCGCCCGCCGCACCCGCCCGCCGCTCCGCTTCCGCGAAATGTCGACGCGGGACGCCGATCTTCACGCCGATGCGCCGGGGATTCCGCTCGTGGCTTCGAGCGGCGATGGATGGGGCGCGGTCCGGCCCGGGTCCGCGACCGCGGCGTCGGGGCGCATGGCCGCGAAGGCGATCGAGGCGGCGGCCGCCTTGGCGCTCGAGGGCCGCGCCGACGGCGTCGTGACGGCTCCGATCTCGAAGGCGGCGCTCCAATCGGCGGGATATCCCTATCCTGGCCACACCGAGTTCTTCGGGGCGCTCGCCGGGGTGCCGGACACGCGCATGCTGTTCGTCGGGGGAGATTTTCGAATTCTCCTGGCCAGCGTCCACCTTCCGCTCCGGCAGGTGGCCGATCGAGTGACCGTCGAATCGCTGGGGCGGACGCTGGATTTCGCCGCTGCCGCTCTGCGAAATTTCCGCTGGGGCGCCCGGTCCGTGGTCGCCGTGCTCGCGATGAATCCTCACGCGGGCGAGGGCGGGCTCTTCGGCGACGAGGAAAAGCGCGTGATCGACCCTAGCATCGAGGCCGCGCGCGCGCGCGGCATCCGGGTGGAAGGTCCTTACCCCGCCGATACATTTTTCGCCAAGCACAAGAATCGACGTGATCTCGGAATCGTCGTCGCGATGTACCATGACCAAGGATTGATTCCCGCGAAGAGCGGCGGCATCGGCGGCGCGGCCAACGTGACCCTTGGCCTCCCGTTCGTGCGAAGCTCCGTCGACCACGGCACGGCGTTCGATCGCGCGTGGAAGGGCGGCGCCCGCGCGCCCGATCCGGCCGGCCTTGTAACCGCGATCAAAGTCGGCGTGGAGCTGGCGAAACGCGCGGTTCGACCATTGGAGTGGACATGGCCCTGA